From the Quercus lobata isolate SW786 chromosome 6, ValleyOak3.0 Primary Assembly, whole genome shotgun sequence genome, one window contains:
- the LOC115949946 gene encoding TMV resistance protein N-like, which produces MELVTSKGTSSSLFTHQSKKFNVFLSFTGIDTRRGFTSHLYHALCQQGIDTFIDNDLKKGDKISDVLINIIENSTMSIIIFSENYASSTWCLDELAKIVECRNKNNQIVQPVFYMVEPSYVRYQREKFEEALTKHEQRFKNSVQRWRDALHEAAGYSGWHFKVNDSF; this is translated from the exons ATGGAACTTGTGACCAGCAAAGGAACCTCATCTTCCCTTTTCACCCATCAATCCAAGAAATTTAATGTCTTCTTGAGTTTTACAGGTATAGATACCCGCCGTGGTTTTACAAGTCATTTGTATCATGCTTTATGCCAACAAGGTATTGACACCTTCATTGATAATGATCTCAAAAAGGGAGATAAAATTTCTGATGTGCTTATCAACATCATTGAGAACTCAACCATGTCAATAATCATATTTTCTGAAAACTATGCATCTTCCACTTGGTGTTTAGATGAACTTGCTAAGATTGTTGAGTGTAGGAACAAAAATAACCAGATAGTACAACCAGTTTTTTACATGGTGGAGCCATCATATGTTCGTTACCAAAGAGAAAAGTTTGAGGAAGCACTAACCAAGCATGaacaaagatttaaaaatagCGTACAAAGGTGGAGGGATGCTCTACATGAAGCAGCAGGTTATTCTGGTTGGCACTTCAAGGTCAATGACag TTTTTAG